A single region of the Yersinia entomophaga genome encodes:
- the hofQ gene encoding DNA uptake porin HofQ, protein MCLPILYLTTLYLITFLRWAGLSLLFILCLLTRSEAREPSVSLTFQQTPVSVILQALADYQYMNLVTSASVGGSLSLRLENVPWSQALKTVMRMGNLVAEQEGNVLLVMTRQEASERLMVDEAAAKARKAVQPDLLSNYSHILQHANVEDVAASLNNGQGGLLSDKGRVMADKRTNRLLIRDTAESIEVMKSWLAELDSPLQQVQLAAHIVTIGSESLHELGVRWGLPASEGQSAPLKINNFNVGLPIQNSALTAGFHVARISGRLLDLELSALEQENQVEIIASPRLMTSHQQTASIKQGTDIPYHVTNGKNGGTTIEFKEAVLGMEVTPRILAAGKITLKLKISQNMPGMAIKRGEGEALAIDKQEIKTQITVHDGETIVLGGIFQQKNTQGANKVPVLSNIPLLGNLFKQDANAQSRRELVIFITPRLINT, encoded by the coding sequence ATGTGTTTACCAATATTGTATTTAACCACGTTGTATTTAATAACATTTTTGCGTTGGGCGGGGCTATCTCTGCTATTTATCCTCTGCTTATTAACACGCAGTGAAGCTCGTGAACCCTCGGTGTCTCTGACATTTCAACAGACCCCGGTATCCGTCATATTGCAAGCCTTAGCCGATTATCAATATATGAATCTGGTGACGTCCGCCAGCGTCGGCGGTAGCCTGAGTTTACGTTTGGAAAACGTTCCATGGTCGCAGGCGTTAAAAACCGTCATGCGCATGGGTAATCTGGTTGCCGAACAGGAAGGGAATGTCCTGTTGGTGATGACCAGACAGGAAGCTTCAGAAAGGTTAATGGTTGATGAAGCTGCGGCTAAGGCCAGAAAAGCAGTGCAACCTGATTTACTCAGCAATTATTCGCATATTTTGCAGCATGCCAACGTAGAAGATGTTGCCGCCAGCCTGAACAACGGGCAGGGCGGATTACTGTCCGATAAGGGGCGGGTAATGGCGGATAAACGTACCAATAGATTGCTGATTCGTGATACCGCAGAATCGATAGAAGTTATGAAATCTTGGCTGGCAGAATTGGATTCGCCACTACAGCAGGTGCAACTTGCTGCCCATATCGTCACCATCGGCAGTGAAAGCCTGCATGAACTGGGTGTTCGCTGGGGGCTACCTGCCAGTGAAGGGCAAAGTGCCCCACTCAAAATAAATAATTTTAACGTCGGTTTACCTATTCAAAACAGCGCGTTGACCGCCGGGTTTCACGTGGCGCGTATTAGTGGCCGCCTGTTGGATTTGGAGCTAAGCGCTTTGGAGCAAGAAAATCAGGTGGAAATCATTGCCAGCCCGCGGCTGATGACTTCTCACCAGCAAACCGCCAGCATCAAACAAGGTACCGATATTCCTTATCATGTCACCAATGGCAAAAACGGGGGAACCACTATTGAATTTAAGGAAGCCGTATTGGGAATGGAGGTCACGCCGAGAATTTTGGCTGCGGGAAAAATTACCCTGAAATTAAAAATTAGCCAGAATATGCCCGGAATGGCGATTAAACGCGGTGAAGGTGAGGCACTGGCGATCGATAAACAGGAAATTAAAACGCAAATTACCGTTCATGACGGTGAGACGATTGTTCTGGGTGGTATCTTTCAGCAAAAAAATACTCAGGGTGCAAATAAAGTGCCGGTTTTGTCCAATATCCCTCTGCTGGGCAATTTGTTTAAACAGGATGCCAACGCGCAGAGCAGGCGGGAGTTGGTCATTTTCATCACACCCCGATTAATTAACACTTAG
- a CDS encoding DNA utilization family protein, producing MASMMAVSRATSEFVPLRNPFQPVITLSCRERADAAMSQWSLRGIVGAPGEYRVWLEKSDGEWRRLAEGEFIQSHWRVTHIGLRQINMSYSGMDGSCKMMSPPVSWFLMEPGNKG from the coding sequence ATGGCATCGATGATGGCGGTCAGTCGAGCCACTTCTGAGTTTGTTCCACTCCGTAATCCGTTCCAACCGGTCATCACGCTTTCCTGCCGAGAGCGTGCTGATGCTGCTATGAGCCAATGGTCGCTGCGAGGGATAGTCGGCGCACCGGGTGAATATCGTGTCTGGTTGGAAAAGTCGGATGGCGAATGGCGTCGTTTGGCTGAAGGCGAATTTATTCAGAGTCACTGGCGCGTAACGCACATAGGGCTGCGGCAAATCAATATGAGTTACAGCGGAATGGACGGTTCCTGCAAGATGATGTCACCGCCGGTATCCTGGTTTCTAATGGAACCGGGTAATAAAGGATGA
- the pilM gene encoding type IV pilus biogenesis protein PilM gives MKMCAQKIWQVGLDIQMNCVRALAVLRRRYGWQLRHWWQQPLPDGVLLNGNLQHLEALSELLSHLRRQLPRHISLRIALPVQRILQQSFPRPDKRLREPERSQFIYNAAARQFPLSGQTLALDYRTNSADERQLLITAARQQDISRWQDCLQQANFMPDAIDISPCALRYMAVAAKLPPRHLLLHRIEREWLWTTSADMPFRYGLITAQEGSDTKAILTELHRLNPPTGEPAFGVYYSSIGDEPIPENTLPWSPFIAFRQQQPPLPILPGAFALAGGLAIRPEDTDVSS, from the coding sequence ATGAAGATGTGCGCACAGAAAATATGGCAGGTTGGGCTGGATATTCAAATGAACTGCGTCCGGGCGTTAGCGGTATTGAGGCGACGATATGGCTGGCAACTGCGCCATTGGTGGCAACAGCCATTACCGGACGGCGTTTTACTGAATGGGAATTTACAACATTTAGAGGCGTTGAGCGAGTTGCTTTCGCATTTACGCCGGCAATTACCAAGACATATTTCTTTACGTATTGCCTTGCCGGTTCAGCGCATATTACAGCAAAGCTTTCCTCGCCCGGATAAACGGCTGAGAGAACCTGAGCGCAGCCAGTTTATTTATAACGCCGCCGCTCGGCAGTTTCCTTTGAGTGGCCAAACTCTGGCGTTGGATTACCGCACAAATAGCGCCGATGAACGGCAGCTGTTAATCACTGCGGCTCGCCAGCAGGATATTTCTCGCTGGCAGGATTGCCTGCAGCAGGCAAACTTCATGCCTGATGCGATTGATATTTCACCCTGCGCGCTTCGTTATATGGCCGTAGCCGCCAAATTACCGCCTCGACATCTACTACTTCACCGTATTGAGCGGGAATGGCTATGGACTACCTCTGCGGATATGCCTTTTCGCTATGGTTTGATTACGGCGCAGGAGGGAAGCGATACCAAGGCTATTTTGACGGAATTACATCGGTTGAACCCGCCAACCGGTGAGCCAGCTTTCGGTGTTTATTACAGCAGTATTGGCGATGAACCTATCCCTGAGAATACGCTTCCCTGGTCTCCTTTTATTGCTTTTAGACAGCAACAGCCGCCACTTCCTATTTTGCCCGGAGCTTTTGCTTTAGCGGGAGGGTTGGCTATTCGCCCGGAGGACACCGATGTATCAAGTTAA
- a CDS encoding PilN domain-containing protein: MYQVNFLPWRVSRQQARYRLWRNLLIGHLAMTALILACITFLLRYERVERGAEIGKLSHRQSALDSLHQRIQKRVTELQKLKEHHHRDRQISRRTQHYLVLLNTLSQSMPTDCWITQLVHDQKTTDFDAICRDYPAIGQLYEKLTETKEKTANHWDNAQVHDIQQRENNGGFAIKVRWISGSLVDE, encoded by the coding sequence ATGTATCAAGTTAACTTTTTGCCCTGGCGCGTTAGCCGACAACAGGCACGCTATCGTTTATGGCGAAATTTGCTGATAGGACATTTAGCGATGACAGCCTTGATATTGGCATGTATTACTTTTTTGTTGCGTTATGAAAGGGTTGAGCGTGGGGCGGAGATCGGCAAATTATCCCATCGTCAATCAGCGCTGGACTCGTTGCATCAACGAATTCAAAAACGGGTGACTGAGTTGCAAAAACTCAAAGAACATCACCATCGCGATAGGCAAATCTCCCGCCGAACTCAGCATTATCTTGTGTTGTTGAATACTCTGTCTCAATCCATGCCGACAGATTGTTGGATCACACAATTAGTACATGACCAAAAAACGACGGATTTTGATGCCATCTGTCGTGACTATCCAGCAATTGGTCAGCTATATGAAAAATTAACGGAGACAAAGGAGAAAACCGCAAACCATTGGGATAACGCGCAGGTTCACGATATACAGCAGCGAGAAAACAATGGGGGTTTTGCGATCAAGGTTCGCTGGATTTCGGGGAGTCTGGTCGATGAATAA